TCGGTCGTCATGCCCGAAAGCGCCAAGCCGCTCTGGCAGGCGATGATCGCGACGCCCAGTCCCAGCGCCTCCTCCACCAGCATCGCCAGCGGCGGCAATCCGGCTGCCCGATGCGCGGCATCTTGCGGCGCGGCGATCGGCGCGCGCAGCAGCGCTACGGCATCCAGTTGCAGGAAAATCGCAGCCTCGCCCCCCAGGGCCGCCTG
This genomic stretch from Sphingobium sp. BYY-5 harbors:
- a CDS encoding DsrE family protein — protein: MRSLRIVVTTADAERLRGALVLAAAQAALGGEAAIFLQLDAVALLRAPIAAPQDAAHRAAGLPPLAMLVEEALGLGVAIIACQSGLALSGMTTDDLPATIEIGGPVGFLQQTDDSARLLFA